A segment of the Halostagnicola larsenii XH-48 genome:
CGTCTCGAATTCGTCCCACCGACCGGACGGACATTTCCTCGAGTTGCGTACTTCGTGGCACTACCGAGCGACGAGAACGGTCACTGCTTCGAGTGAGTGCGTGCATTCGAGACCCCGATAGTTTACTATCTTCACGGTCGTTGATGGGATATGGAACTCACGAACGAACAACTGCTCATCAGAGACACCGTCCGCGATTTCGTCGAATCGGAGGTCATCGAGGGGGTCTCGGAGGCGGACCGCGACCAGCGGTTTCCCGAATCCGTCTGGGACGGTCTGGCGGAACTCGATCTGACCGGGCTGACCGTGCCGGCGGAGTACGGCGGGATCGACGTCGATCAACTCACCTACAGCATCGTCAACGAAGAACTCGCCGCAGGTCATCTCGCGGTCGCGACGGCTCTGTCCGTTCACTGCCTCGCGACCTCATGCATCCGCACGTTCGGGTCGGAGTCGCACAAAGAGCGGTGGCTCCCGGAAATGGCCGACGGCCGCCCAGTCGGTGCATTCGCGTTGTCCGAACCCCACGCCGGTTCGAACCCCGCAGCGATGACGACGGAGGCCAGACTCGAGCGACAGGTCGGCACCGACGGGGGCGACGAGTACGTTATCAACGGCACGAAACAGTGGATCACGAACGGCGAGCGCTGTGGCGTCATCGTGCTGTTCGCGAAGACCGATCGAGACGATCCGGAGACGATCACCCAGTTTCTCGTGCCGAAAGGGACGGACGGACTCACGGTCGGCAAGAAAGAGGACAAACTCGGCCTTCGTGCGAGCGATACGACGACGCTGCTCTTCGAAGACGTCCGTATCCCTGCAGAAAACCGTCTCACGGACGTCGGCGACGGATTACAAGCCGCCTTCTCGATTCTCACCGGTGGCCGTATCGCGATCGCTAGTCAAGCCGTCGGCGTCGCACGGGCCGCCCTCGAGGACGCTATCGCGTACGCGAACGAGCGCGAACAGTTCGGCGAGCCGATCATCGAACACCAGGCGATCGGCCAAAAACTCGCAGACATGCAGACGAACGTCCAGGTTGCCCGATTGCTCGCTCGAGACGCCGCGCGAAAGAACGAGGACGGCGTCGACTCGATGGCCGCGAGTATGGCGAAGTATTTCGCGAGCGAGACGGCGGTCGACGTCGCCGGCGAGGCGATTCAGGTCCACGGGGGGTACGGCTACACGACGGACTTCGATGTCGAGCGCTACTACCGGGACGCGAAGATAACCACGATCTACGAGGGGACCTCCGAGATTCAAAAGAAGATCATCGCTCGCCACTTGAAAAACTGAACGCATCGGGCGAGCACAGCGTACAGTTCTCGCCCGGGCGGCCGCCATCTCTTAAATGTAACTAACCGAGAACAAGAGTTTAGCGTGTCGGTATCATCACGTACGACCATGTACGATAGGGACGACCTCGAGGCGATTCGCCAACAGCGCGAACGATGGGAGAACGCCACCCTCGAGCGATCACTCGAAGGTGGCGAACGAAAGGACCGGTTCGCCACGGTGTCGAATCACGAGGTCGATCGCCTGTACACGCCCGAGGACGTCGCGGACACGGACTACGAGTCGGATCTCGGATTTCCGGGCGAACCGCCGTATACGCGCGGCCCCTACCCGACGATGTACCGCGGTCGAACGTGGACGATGCGCCAGTTCGCCGGCTTCGGGACCGCAGAAGAGACGAACGAGCGGTTCCGGTACCTGATAGATCAGGGACAGACCGGCCTGTCGGTCGCGTTCGACATGCCGACGCTGATGGGAATCGATTCGGACGATCCGATGAGCGAGGGCGAGGTCGGCAAAGAGGGTGTCGCCGTCGACACCTTGGCTGATTTCGAAATCCTCTTCGACGGGATCGATATCAGCGAGATTTCGACATCGTTTACGATCAACCCCTCCGCTGCGGTCATCTACGCGATGTACGTGGCGCTTGCCGATCGTCAGGGCGTTCCGCGCTCGGAACTCCGCGGAACGCTCCAGAACGACATGTTCAAAGAATTCATCGCACAGAAGGAGTGGGTGATTCCGCCCGAACCCTCGCTTTCGGTCGTCACCGATACGATCGAGTTCGCCGTCGACGAAACGCCCGCCTTCCATCCCGTCTCGATTTCGGGCTATCACATTCGGGAGGCGGGGTCGACGGCAGCCCAGGAGGCCGCGTTCACGTTGGCTGACGGCTTCGCCTACGTCGAGGACTGTCTCGAGCGGGGCCTGGATATCGACGAGTTCGCTCCGCTGCTTTCGTTTTTCTTCAATTCGCACAACTCGATCTTCGAGGAGGTCGCCAAGTTCCGCGCGTCGCGTCGGTTGTACGCGCGCGTGATGGAAGACTGGTACGACGCCGAGAAGGCCGAATCGAAACGTCTGAAGTTTCACACCCAGACCGCCGGTCAATCGCTGACGGCCCAACAGCCGCTCAACAACATCGTCCGGGTGACAATTCAGGCGCTCGCCGGCGTTCTCGGGGGGACCCAGTCGCTGCACACGAACAGTTTCGACGAGGCGCTCGCGTTGCCCAGCGAGGAGGCGGTTCGCGTCGCACTCCGAACCCAACAGATTATCGCCGAGGAATCCGGTGCCGCGGACATCGTCGATCCCATGGGCGGTAGCTTCGCGATCGAAACGCTGACCAACGAGATGGACGCCGCGATCATGGCCTACCTCGAGGAGATCAAAGACATCGGCGACGGGTCGGTA
Coding sequences within it:
- a CDS encoding acyl-CoA mutase large subunit family protein, coding for MYDRDDLEAIRQQRERWENATLERSLEGGERKDRFATVSNHEVDRLYTPEDVADTDYESDLGFPGEPPYTRGPYPTMYRGRTWTMRQFAGFGTAEETNERFRYLIDQGQTGLSVAFDMPTLMGIDSDDPMSEGEVGKEGVAVDTLADFEILFDGIDISEISTSFTINPSAAVIYAMYVALADRQGVPRSELRGTLQNDMFKEFIAQKEWVIPPEPSLSVVTDTIEFAVDETPAFHPVSISGYHIREAGSTAAQEAAFTLADGFAYVEDCLERGLDIDEFAPLLSFFFNSHNSIFEEVAKFRASRRLYARVMEDWYDAEKAESKRLKFHTQTAGQSLTAQQPLNNIVRVTIQALAGVLGGTQSLHTNSFDEALALPSEEAVRVALRTQQIIAEESGAADIVDPMGGSFAIETLTNEMDAAIMAYLEEIKDIGDGSVRDGILQGIEEGYFHREIQESSYEYQQRVERGEEVVVGVNEYTIEEDTSPEILQIDETSRDRQLERLERVKAERDDDEVEAALEELSRRLEADENVMPPIVDAVKAYATMGEIMQVFEQQYGSYQEAVSLA
- a CDS encoding acyl-CoA dehydrogenase family protein, translating into MELTNEQLLIRDTVRDFVESEVIEGVSEADRDQRFPESVWDGLAELDLTGLTVPAEYGGIDVDQLTYSIVNEELAAGHLAVATALSVHCLATSCIRTFGSESHKERWLPEMADGRPVGAFALSEPHAGSNPAAMTTEARLERQVGTDGGDEYVINGTKQWITNGERCGVIVLFAKTDRDDPETITQFLVPKGTDGLTVGKKEDKLGLRASDTTTLLFEDVRIPAENRLTDVGDGLQAAFSILTGGRIAIASQAVGVARAALEDAIAYANEREQFGEPIIEHQAIGQKLADMQTNVQVARLLARDAARKNEDGVDSMAASMAKYFASETAVDVAGEAIQVHGGYGYTTDFDVERYYRDAKITTIYEGTSEIQKKIIARHLKN